The following proteins are encoded in a genomic region of Populus nigra chromosome 16, ddPopNigr1.1, whole genome shotgun sequence:
- the LOC133675027 gene encoding (-)-isopiperitenol/(-)-carveol dehydrogenase, mitochondrial-like: MANAKPCKSKVQDKVAIVTGGASGIGEATVLAFVENGARGVVIADIQDEKGQKLAESIGTNRSTYIHCDVTDENQVKSLVESTVQLYGQLDIVFCNAGIMSFGKQTVLDFDLDSYDKLFVINVRGVAACLKHAARAMVEGGIKGSIICTASVIASLARGMHTDYIMSKSGVLALMKCASYQLSEHGIRVNCVSPGPVATPLACKKMNMGVEEAEKAFEPHYCLKGVLKAKHVADAVLFLASEDSEFVTGHNLVVDGGYNFRGTVKYDLGGEITNT; this comes from the coding sequence ATGGCGAACGCCAAACCTTGCAAGAGCAAAGTTCAAGATAAGGTTGCCATCGTCACCGGAGGTGCCAGTGGCATTGGCGAGGCTACAGTGCTTGCCTTTGTTGAGAATGGCGCCCGAGGAGTGGTGATCGCTGATATCCAAGATGAAAAAGGCCAGAAGCTCGCAGAATCCATCGGAACCAACAGATCCACTTACATCCACTGCGACGTAACCGATGAAAACCAGGTCAAATCCCTTGTAGAATCTACTGTTCAACTCTATGGTCAGCTTGATATCGTATTCTGCAATGCAGGCATCATGAGCTTTGGTAAGCAAACTGTTCTAGACTTCGACCTGGACTCATACGACAAACTCTTCGTAATAAACGTTCGTGGCGTAGCAGCATGCCTAAAGCACGCGGCGCGTGCTATGGTGGAAGGAGGTATAAAGGGCAGCATCATTTGCACAGCAAGTGTCATTGCGAGTCTTGCAAGGGGCATGCATACAGACTATATCATGTCCAAGAGTGGGGTGCTAGCGTTGATGAAATGCGCAAGTTATCAATTGAGTGAGCATGGGATACGTGTGAATTGTGTGTCTCCAGGGCCGGTGGCAACACCTCTGGCGTGCAAGAAAATGAACATGGGAGTGGAGGAGGCGGAGAAGGCTTTTGAGCCGCATTACTGCTTGAAAGGGGTGTTGAAAGCGAAGCATGTAGCGGATGCTGTGTTGTTTCTTGCTTCTGAGGATTCTGAGTTCGTGACTGGCCATAATCTGGTGGTAGATGGTGGGTATAATTTTCGAGGTACTGTCAAATATGATCTTGGAGGAGAGATCACAAACACTTGA
- the LOC133675817 gene encoding serine carboxypeptidase-like 45 gives ARDNLLFLQGWFHKFPQYRSTDLFIAGESYAGHYIPQLAKLMIEINKKEKLFNLKGIALGNPVLDFATDLNSRAEYFWSHGLISDSTYKMFTSACNYSRYVSEYYRDSVSSICSIVMKQVNTETSRFVDKYDVTLDVCVSSVFSQSKFISPKQVSERIDVCIEDETVNYLNRKDVRRALHARLIGVRRWEVCSNILDYEFLNIEKPTFNIVGSLIKAEIPVLVYSGDQDSVIPLTGSRTLVHRVAKELGLNTTVPYRVWFAGKQVGGWTQVYGNILSFATIRGASHEAPFSQPERSLMLFKSFLEGKHLPEVF, from the exons GCCAGGGACAATCTTTTGTTCTTGCAAGGCTGGTTCCACAAGTTCCCTCAATACAGGAGCACAGATTTGTTTATAGCAGGGGAAAGTTATGCAG GCCACTATATTCCTCAACTTGCAAAGCTTATGATTGAAATTAACAAGAAGGAGAAGTTATTCAATTTGAAAGGAATTGCA CTAGGTAATCCTGTTCTAGATTTTGCTACAGACTTGAATTCAAGGGCTGAGTACTTCTGGTCTCATGGATTGATATCAGACTCAACATACAAAATGTTCACTTCAGCTTGTAACTATTCAAGATATGTGAGCGAATATTATAGAGACTCGGTTTCATCTatttgttcaatagttatgaaACAGGTTAACACAGAAACCAGTAGGTTTGTGGACAAATATGATGTTACCCTTGATGTTTGTGTTTCATCAGTCTTCTCACAATCAAAGTTTATAAGTCCTAAG CAAGTATCTGAGAGGATTGATGTTTGTATAGAAGACGAAACCGTGAATTATCTGAATCGGAAGGATGTCCGGAGGGCTCTCCATGCTCGGCTTATTGGAGTTCGCAGATGGGAAGTTTGCAGCAA CATTCTAGATTATGAGTTTCTTAACATAGAGAAACCAACATTCAATATTGTTGGATCACTTATCAAGGCTGAAATTCCGGTTCTCGTTTACAG TGGAGATCAAGATTCTGTTATTCCGTTGACCGGTAGCCGCACGCTTGTCCATAGAGTAGCAAAAGAACTGGGACTCAACACGACCGTCCCTTACAGAGTTTGGTTTGCAGGAAAGCAG GTTGGTGGTTGGACTCAGGTTTATGGTAACATCCTCTCATTTGCTACCATCAGAGGCGCTTCTCATGAAGCTCCATTCTCACAGCCTGAAAGATCACTCATGTTATTTAAGTCGTTCCTGGAAGGTAAACACTTACCTGAAGTTTTCTGA